Proteins encoded by one window of Vigna radiata var. radiata cultivar VC1973A chromosome 5, Vradiata_ver6, whole genome shotgun sequence:
- the LOC106761471 gene encoding uncharacterized protein LOC106761471, with the protein MAATTSSSTCTGFFSLRSPNSVESRVSSTQASSGCGKFDGVAMWFINGVTTAFFASLNRCSCIRIATQEDGEDANDLPLMLNDGNLRHDGVVSAAGSRRRTGKGKKCEALIVVDED; encoded by the coding sequence ATGGCTGCCACTACTTCTTCTTCCACCTGCACCGGCTTCTTCAGTCTCCGATCACCCAACTCCGTCGAGTCCAGGGTCTCCTCCACGCAAGCCTCCTCCGGTTGCGGAAAGTTTGATGGCGTGGCCATGTGGTTCATCAACGGCGTCACAACGGCTTTCTTCGCCTCCCTGAACCGTTGCTCTTGCATTCGCATCGCCACCCAGGAAGACGGCGAAGACGCCAACGACTTGCCGTTGATGCTCAACGACGGAAACCTCCGCCACGACGGTGTCGTTTCGGCCGCCGGCAGCAGGAGAAGGACCGGGAAAGGGAAGAAGTGTGAAGCCCTGATCGTCGTCGACGAGGACTGA
- the LOC106759944 gene encoding protein PHLOEM PROTEIN 2-LIKE A10 — protein MDLPLLRNSLHFSPRKRKYLLLIAFFGASGYAAYRAYNSPYVAQKRRRIAKLLRTFVTVAELISDSAHSLTVISNDFHQFLASDSDEIPTSLKQLAKIAKSKEFSTSLARVSEAVTIGILLGYNSRPGNDNNGIAPLEITSEASKFSDRVLEKLFSKAGTGFASVVVGSFARNLVLGFYGAESTEERSQSAVPRWVDAIYDERCGKFIGDCVQIFVSTAVAVFLDKTMNVNTYDEMFAGLSNPRHQEKVKEILVSMVNGAVETFVRTSHQVLSNRSERSNSGLSMSSVVVPASEDGCLKQEVFLRQVRIGSSVGGPQDVGWLEQIKSTLAVPANRRFVLDVTGRVTLETVRSFVAFLMWRITDGFKSSVCKVHDEVVNKGLEVVRYIAAKSSVIFTLCLALYLHIVGGSRIVLPA, from the coding sequence ATGGACCTTCCGCTTCTCAGGAACTCTCTCCATTTTTCTCCAAGAAAACGAAAATACCTTCTCCTAATTGCCTTCTTCGGTGCCTCCGGTTACGCCGCCTACAGGGCTTACAATTCACCCTATGTCGCTCAAAAACGCCGCCGTATTGCCAAGCTCCTCAGAACCTTCGTTACCGTCGCCGAGTTAATTTCCGATTCTGCACACTCTCTCACCGTTATCTCTAACGACTTTCACCAATTCCTCGCTTCTGATTCCGACGAGATCCCCACCAGTTTGAAGCAATTAGCGAAAATCGCCAAATCGAAGGAATTCTCAACGTCACTGGCTAGGGTTTCCGAGGCTGTGACGATTGGGATTTTGTTAGGGTATAACTCACGGCCGGGTAATGATAATAACGGTATTGCTCCCTTGGAAATCACATCGGAAGCTTCTAAATTCTCTGATAGGGTGTTAGAGAAGCTATTCTCGAAGGCAGGGACGGGTTTTGCGTCCGTTGTGGTCGGGAGCTTTGCGCGGAACTTGGTTTTGGGTTTCTATGGTGCCGAATCAACGGAGGAGAGGTCTCAATCGGCGGTTCCTAGATGGGTGGATGCGATTTATGATGAGAGGTGTGGCAAGTTTATTGGGGATTGTGTGCAGATTTTTGTGAGCACTGCGGTTGCTGTTTTTCTTGATAAGACAATGAATGTGAATACCTATGATGAAATGTTTGCGGGCTTGTCGAATCCCAGGCATCAGGAGAAGGTGAAGGAGATTTTAGTTTCCATGGTTAATGGGGCTGTTGAGACCTTTGTCAGAACTTCGCACCAGGTTTTGTCTAACCGGAGTGAGAGGTCGAATTCGGGTTTATCTATGTCTTCTGTTGTTGTTCCAGCAAGTGAAGACGGGTGCCTGAAACAGGAGGTTTTTCTGCGGCAGGTCAGGATTGGAAGCTCGGTTGGGGGGCCTCAGGATGTTGGGTGGCTTGAACAGATTAAGTCAACGCTGGCGGTGCCGGCTAACCGAAGGTTTGTGCTTGATGTCACGGGGAGGGTAACGCTAGAAACGGTGAGGTCATTTGTGGCGTTTTTGATGTGGAGAATAACGGATGGATTCAAAAGTAGTGTTTGTAAGGTTCATGATGAGGTAGTGAACAAAGGACTGGAAGTGGTTAGATATATTGCAGCCAAGTCATCGGTTATTTTTACCCTGTGCCTTGCTTTGTATTTGCATATTGTGGGTGGTAGTAGGATTGTTTTGCCTGCTTAG